In Dunckerocampus dactyliophorus isolate RoL2022-P2 chromosome 21, RoL_Ddac_1.1, whole genome shotgun sequence, the sequence AAGCAGGGCGGCCCTCCCGGATCACCACTGGATGGAGTCAGACGCTCTCACAGACTCCTTTACAtgctttttgaatttttttttttctgtggaaaaagacACTTGACTCGCTTTCCGGAAAGTCCAACTTGTTGACCCAAAGCATCTTGTCATGTGTGTTGAAACTATGATGTACGACAGTATGACATGACCTCTGTGCGTGTTTACGAGACCTCATGATCGATGTTGGATGTACTCAATtgtcttgtgttttttaaagacaTGTTTCAACAAGATTGTTCATTTTTATATcgcaaaaaatgacaataaaagaaaGTCAGAAAtgttccatttgtgtttttgtttaatagAAAGTCTTAAGTGGGCACTCACACTGGTCAATGCTAATTTAGATTGACTGGCGTGCTGTGCTCGAGCACGCCGAACTCCTGGGGTGGCTTCACAAAAAGCCGAAAGAGAGCGCAAAAGAGCTACTTTTACTAGCCACTGTGAGTGCACCCTAAAAGAAGCATAAGTTAGCCTTGTCGGGTTAAACGTTGCGTAGCTGCGTTCTATCTAAGGAATTTAAAGCACGAACTGTTTCGCTATCACCTCTGATTAGCGCTTTGCCCTATCATCACTTTATAACACAAAAGTAGATAACACGCTCCAGACTGAGCAGGagaacaaaagtattgggacccctacaggaagtgaaggaAAAGACTCCGCTTGTCTGTTTGTCTCTTGCCAGTGCTCTTCTAGTTCAGCtagctttgtgcactgggaaccGAAAAGGGCCTCCACACCAAGTTGGATGCATATGATTCATTGTCCAGCGTGTCTTGAGGCTGAGTGGGCATGAAGAGGCCAAGCCGTGATGGATAAGGTGTCACAATTCTTGTGTGCTCACTGTGCATGCGTCAGTGTATGTACACAAGAAGTGAGTCCACGCAAGGAGCCCACGTTGCCGGGAAGAAGGAGGAGAACGCTGTCATTTGCAGACGGGCTCTTGGAAACCCGGAGTTTTGTTTTGCAGAATGCCAGACTGTTCGTGTTTGCAAAAGTCAACATTTGTAAAAGAGCTCCAGGCAGACAGAGGGCCCCCGGAGGGATTAGAGGGAGGCTGTGTTTACCTGCTCTGAGGAATGCTGCCCTGCGCGCACGCTTTTGTATCTGTCAGGGACCCCGGGGTCACACCAGCGGCGGAGATGGGCCACCTCGTCCCTCCCTGAGTTTCCACCTCACAATATCAACAACGGCACACAATGTGGGCGACCTGAGAGAAGGATGAGGAATTCCTGCTCGTGTTGCAACACTTCTCCGAGAAGCTGCAGCCGGCCGTGGCCTGCTTTTACCTCTCCCAAGGCCGCCTTTAATCATTTTACCACCAAACCCTGACATGCATCATCACTTACTGCAGGACCTCACCAACTATCATGAGGTCAAATACAAGAGTACCGACTAACACTCAATGTCCTGCATTTAGTattgttcttgtaaaactggAATATTTTGCACCTCTCATGGAGCTAAATGAAGTAACTCCAAATCTGGAATGTCCCAACTTTTACCACAgggggccgcatacagaaaaactcaaaaaatgttgggagccgctttgatatttgtattttttatgatgaactccgccaagcgcagcgtggaaggttatgtttttgccggcgtttatctgtttgtttgtgttcaaaataagtaataagggaggaaaatctattttttttaaataatacatatatttaaaaatattttttaaaaggctacatgccttttttttatatataaaaaggctaaaaaaaagtgttacatATTTTAAAAGCAGAAGCTTTTTTGAGTTATTGTTagtaacatttcagctttttttccccatttttagtATTTCTACAACATGCCACGGGCCGTACTTTGGGCATCCCTGCTCCAAATGATCATTCCTAAATATTAAAAAGCACACGTACCATGTTAAAGGCAGAAGGGCGCGCTGTGTTTTTAATTCCACGGGAATCTCCCTACGCCCCTGCTGAGTCATTCAAAGTATCCATTGTCTTTATTTCACTTCCATTTTTAACTGCTAGTTCAAATCAGCGTCACTTGTACACAACTGCGGACGTTTTAGTccgtgttttgttgtttgctcaGTATCGAATTTCTCTATAATGCGTCGCCATGCTGCAGTACCACAGTTCTTCCACACGGGGTCGCGGTTGCACAACTTTAAACCACAACGGCAACGCTCATCGTACAAAATAGCAGCAAAACCACATTTTCGTCGCCGACCTTGTCTCCCCAACTCAGGTTATGGGTCCAAAAAGCAAGGATTGATGACTTTAATGACGTCACGCGGGTTTTAAAAGGCATTCGAAGGGGCGAGTGTGAGACtgaggtggtggtgggggtgagTTCGGGGGCCAACAAACAGTCTTGTGTTTAATTTGTCTGCCAGATAGAAGTTATTTGCAGAGGGCAAACCTCGTTAAATTTGACAAGGGCTCTCAACATTTCGCAAGCAGGCAAAAGGTTtttcaaagtgcaaaatctccaTTTGTGTCAACccacggtggaaaaagtttgcagtTTCTTCCCTCCAGTTGTGAGCTGATATGCAAAAGAACAAAGACATGTGGCGAGTCCAAGTTTGAACATGTTTCTTTATGTCATTTTCGTAAtaaacatataaataataaactctAGACATGTGGCCCTGTTATGAAAGTTAACTGCTAAGTTCCGCCTATAGAACTAGTCAAACTGTGCATCTGCCGCAGGTCAATCTCTACAAAACTATTCTTacaaaacaagagaaaaatacatttttagtacatttacatgagttattaatttattcaaGACTACTTTGAACTGTCACTCCATTGTCAGAATCTGCATTTCGTATTTTCTCTCGGAGGAAAAACGGAAGGAAGTAGAAACAAAGTAGAAAATAAAAGTAGAGAATGCAGACACGAGGCAGAATATCTGTCCCTCTCTGACAACGTAAACCAacagttctaaaaaaaaaaaaaacaacaaaaaaatacaataaaataaaatctccaTAAGCGAGCAGTAcaagattcttttttttctttttttttctttttttttacattttccaatacTTTTAGCCAAtactactgtatttaaattaaaatatattctCATATCTTTACACTATTTCAAATAACGAAATGTGATTCGGTAGCGATCTGTCAAAATCTAATTTACAATTCtgtgtataaaaatataatttatgtcACCCCGCCGACTTTGTTCTCCCCAAAATATAAGAGTCAGTTGCAcacatatatttatacatttctatatgtatatattgtatgtatgcACATTATCAACAGTTAGCTCCGTTCTActtcttttgtcttcttttttgtcAGTATTTGAGATATAGAAAAATAGATTATGCACAATGTTGCCAGTTCCTGTGAGAATAAATTATTCAAACGTAAGGCTCCGTTCATTCTTGGAAAgggcgaagaagaagaagaagaataaataTCCACTGCGAGCTAGCTTCTTCCTTTTTTTACCATCATTGTGATCTCTTGCAGCCCGTCCTCCATCtttgaagagaaaaatgtttcaGCTGGAGGAAGACGACACCCCGAGAGGATGGAGGGCGTGGGGGTCCAAAAGCCACGTTCCTAAGTGGTAGAGCACCTTCGAGTACCAGTGCACGCCGTCCTCGTGCGCGCTGGGCCGCCTCTGTGCGCCCCACAGCAGCGATGACGCCCAGTGGGCGAGCCGTAGCGGCGCCAGGGCCCAGTGCGCCAGCTGGTGGTCCTGCACCACGGCGTAGCACGACGCCAGGACCCGGTCCACCACCACGGTCCCCTGCACGGTCACAGGCGCGAAGGAGCCCACTTGCTCCTCTGTGGACACGCGCGACACCGTCACGGCCCGGAGACGCGCGCCGTCCGGCACCAGCACCCGGTGGCCCGGCCGCACTTGGCTGGCGAAGACCGCCTTGGAGCGCCCCCTGGCGGTGGAGTTGAGGCTGACGAAGAGCAGGTGCGCCGCGGTCAGCGTGATCCTGTGGCCGCCGTCAGTTTCGATCACGTAGAAGATCCTCCTGGTGGCGGAGTCCCTGTCGATGAAGGTGATGAAGTCCGTGAACACCAGGTTCCCGTCGCCGTCCGCCGCCAGGACCCTGTCCCCCCTTTGGAGGTCCTTGACCGCCTTGGTGGAGCCGTCCTGCAGGGTGACGGAGGAGGACCCCGGGAAGCAGCCCCCTGACTTGGCCGCCACCGAGTTTTCTGTGTAAACAAGAAATTCATATTGGCGTCAGCAAAAAGAACACCTCACATCCCCCCCCCTTCTTTGCAGGATGCGTATTGGCCCCTCCACACTGTCTGAGACCCCCAAACGTATTGTGGATGACAAGCAGCCATTGTCATGAAAAGTCTGCTGCTATATTTGCTCAGGTGCCGTTCATGTTTGCTCCGACATTTGAATTTAAATGAACCCCCCCTCTTTAAACGCCTCCATCTtgttggccttggtggaggtcctCACATACCAGTCTCCAGGATCACAAGAGGACACAAGAGGCCTGATTGGGGGCCGGGGGGGGGCTTTTAATCTTCTTTTAGGATGCTCGGCCATGAAGCGCATTAAAAAGTCACCTGACCCCCAAATGACGTCCTGAATCATTCATGATGCATTCACTGACTTTTTTGGTGGATTTTAGTGCTGTCATTTCTCCAGCTTGTCGTCCCCCACAGATAAAAAGGACAGCAATGTCTTCACGGAAGTATGTCCTACCTGCTTTGACCGAGCAGTGGATGTGGGCTTTGGACTCATAGTAGACCCAGTCGAAGCCGGCCTCCACCGCCAACCTGGACAAGGTTCCGTACTTGCTCTTGTCCCGGTCCGAGGTGGTGATGTCCACCGCTCGGCCCTCGTAGTGGAGGGACTCCTCAAAGTGGTGCCCGTCCTCGTCCCAGCCCTCGGTGACACGCAGCTTGACCCCGGGCCACTGGTTCATCACTGAGATGGCCAAAGAGTTCAGCTTGTCTTTGCACCTCTGTCcaccaacacaacacaacacaggacAGGACGTTCTTACAAGCGTCTGCTTTTCTACGCTAGACTTTTACAGGAAAAACAGATACTTTTATTGGAACCATGACGTTAGCGGCTCGGGAGCACACCTGCACCTTTCATTTCCCACCAAAACAACCAGATGGGGGCCGCTTGGATGCATTTTtagcattaaagatgctaaaaatcATCCACATCTCAGCTTCCACCTTTGCTGTGTAACACTTCTCGTCCCCGGGGATCAATACActtatttaaagtaaaaaaataaaaaagaggtGCTTTTAAATGCACACTAACTGTCCTCTATAGCAACTTTTTTGATGATATTTTctctatattttaaaaaatgtgcttaaaaaagaagttagatatatttTCAAAGACAGCACTTTAACTTATTCTTAATGatcagtatcagcatttcagatTTCAACCTTTTCTTTTGGTTTGTGCcggttttttttctatttttttcccatttttgcttgtgtttttgttggttAATTTTTATTTCCACAGACCCCCCTGCTAAATAGGATACATATACTAGAaaccaggggtccccaaccaccgggccggggcccagtaccggtccgtgggcggggccaaACCCTTCAGgcgcaatgaaaaaaaaatacacacacaaaaaatacttttggaaataactaaatacaattttaagtgaatgcatatcaattttggaaatatgggcttttattttattaaaaaaattatatagtttgaagtttttgcatgtttatgttgttggttGCGAGTGTCCcgctttgtttgacagtccttgaacgcaccattgtacgtgctctagccttctcccactctgcaaagattgtcaactatactgtatttttatcgggttttttcacttcatatttgctcccaaatgctgatactctgtgggaatgcataaaggtaaagtttgatgacgttattgagtgctaatgtgtatatccgttcaagttaattcatgctagcacactgcctgttagcacacacatcaagcagcggcgctataatcttctctctgaaaaacaaacttgtagtggtggatggtgggtctgtattcacttttaatttgatgtcgttcctgtcttagtttgacacaatacatacaaaatGAGGTAAATTACATCGCTGTACGacccccaccgccaccaccccggtccgcggagatttgtgggaacacgagccgggccatgggtccaaaaaggttgtggaccactgctATAAACGATCTTTCAGTCATATTCCAATGTGATGAAATGCgctagtacatacacatacacatacaagtATGTACGTTATTGTGTACTTTGATGGCTAAAAAGTGACTCTTTTAGCGTGAACATATTTTTATAGCATTGTCCAGGAATAATGAGCCCCGATTTGGAGCTTATTTGAGCCCGTAAGATGTCGAAATGCAATTGAAGGCGCAATCAGCGTGTTGCGATGTTAGGAAGTGAGCGTCGTGAAGGAACATCTCGGCTCAAGCAAGCTGACTATGAAATATTGATAAGAGCCCACATTCGCTTCACTGCTCTATAACATAAGGACCTGCACCCAACCGTCATTTTTATGATTTCACCCCCCTCACACCCCCCCTCACATGGACCAGCAGGTTGTCTTCAATCCATCAACCAATCAATCAAGCCGTCAATGGAAAAAGTGCTCATAAAGAAGCGGATTGGCAGCTAAGTTAAATACATAAAAGACAACTTCTGTCCAGTAAAACATCACAAAGGGGCTTTTCACGACAACTTTCATTCTGGGGAGGGGGTGGGAGTCGGGGGTGGGGAGGCGTCCATACGTGCTTTGCCTGCTAAGGTGGTCTTCTGATGGACAGCATCTGCCTCAGTTTTATGAGGACATCACACTTGTAGAATGTGCTGCATTAAatacgacccccccccccccccgtcggCCCCtccccacacatacacacacacacacacacattctaagACGGTCAAGAGCCGTAAAGCGACGTCTATTTATTAATTCATCAGGTCGTGTGCCGCAAATCAAGCCCAATTCTGCTCATCCACCGTAAAGCCCAGCAGGACGCAAGCCCCCTCCCGCCCCCTCCCTccacgccacacacacacatctgtcaGTGCAAACAACAATCTATATAATAACTTTTTAACGCTTTAACACTCCCCCCCCCAAGAAAGAGATGTCTTGGGTTTTCTCGAAAGCGCAAACATCTCTCTCACTTCCGTGACGTCATCAGATGTCATCAACGTGATACATTTCATCGTTATTGACTATAAAGtgcataaatgtatatatttatgcCCCCCTCCCGCCACGCACCTTCCACGTTCGTGCGTAAAAAAGGCCAAGGCGCAAAGTGTGAGCGTCACGAGGATGTGCGGGTTCTTATTCAAAACGACTCCACGTCGGCTTGCAAGTTTATTTAGGACTGGTGGATACCTGCCGGTGGTGGTGGGGCGGGGGGGTCACAAGTTCACATCTTCTGTACCAGCGTCACCATTTTAACCTCCCTGCATTTCATTCAGTCACAATCCGGCTAATTCTCGTTTTTTTTGGTGGGGAGGACAGAAGAACGAGTGGAAGAAATTCCAGCACGAGAATGAACGCAGCTTTCTGGGCTGCAAATCCTCCGCAGTTCTTCTTCCATT encodes:
- the shha gene encoding sonic hedgehog protein translates to MLLWTRIVLLAVICSSLLVSPGMGCGPGRGYGRRRHPKKLTPLAYKQFIPNVAEKTLGASGRYEGKITRNSERFKELTPNYNTDIIFKDEENTGADRLMTQRCKDKLNSLAISVMNQWPGVKLRVTEGWDEDGHHFEESLHYEGRAVDITTSDRDKSKYGTLSRLAVEAGFDWVYYESKAHIHCSVKAENSVAAKSGGCFPGSSSVTLQDGSTKAVKDLQRGDRVLAADGDGNLVFTDFITFIDRDSATRRIFYVIETDGGHRITLTAAHLLFVSLNSTARGRSKAVFASQVRPGHRVLVPDGARLRAVTVSRVSTEEQVGSFAPVTVQGTVVVDRVLASCYAVVQDHQLAHWALAPLRLAHWASSLLWGAQRRPSAHEDGVHWYSKVLYHLGTWLLDPHALHPLGVSSSSS